Within Amycolatopsis sp. cg5, the genomic segment TGCGAAGAGGAGTACGTCCTCTGCGTGCTGCACACCGTGGCGGGCGGGCCGGGTGGCTTCGAAAAGCACATCGCCCGTGCCCGCGAGATCATGAGCCGGATCGGCGCGCTGCGGCAGCCGTACGTCGTCGTCGCGTGGGCGCTGTTCGAGGGGCCGCCGATCGAGGGCGAGCCGATCTCGCCGATGCGGCAGGCCTTCGCCGAGAACCCCGATCCGTGGTTCCAGGCGATGCTCAAGTTCAGCACCGGCTACGTCGCCTGGTTCACCGGCGGCGAGGTCGGCACCGCGGAACAGCTGGTCGAGGAGGGGCTGGCCGTTTTTCGGCACCTCGGCGAACGCTGGGGTCTCGCGCAGTGTCTCGACGCGCTGGCCGCGTTCGCCGACGCGGACGGCGACCACACCCGCGCGCTGGCGATGACCGCCGAAGCGCTCGACGTCATGCGTGAGCTCAACGCTGTCGAGGAGCTCGCCGACCTCTCCTCGCGTGGCGCCGCGCGGTTGCTCCGCGCCGGACGTATGGAAGAGGCAGAGGCCTCGTACGAACAGTCGGCCGAGTACGCGAAGCGAGCCGGCGTTCTCGCGACGGTGGCCGTCGCGTGGTCCGGTCTCGGCGAGCTGGCCAGGCTGCGGGGTGACCTCGAAAAGGCCCGCGAACTCCAGGAGCGGGCGCTCGCGCAGTGCACCGAGGACTGGGTGAACGCGAACGCGCGCACCCAGATCTTCCTCGAACTCGGCCGCGTCGCCGCGCTCGAAGGCACCACCGCCGAGGCGGTCGCGCACTTCGAGCGCGCGGCGTCGCTCGCGCACGCGAGCAGGCTCCAGGCCGTCGAGGACCAGGCCGTCGCCGAGCTCACGCGTATTTCTTCAGCTTGACGATGTCCGAGGACCGCATGGTCATCTTGTTGAACCAGGCCCCGATCGGGCCTGCGAACATGACCTTGCACATCAGGTTGCGCTGCCAGATCCCCGAGCGTGACCCCGGTGCCAAAAAACTGCCGGCCCGCTTCGCCTGCCCGTGCCCGATCTTCGCCGACGGCCGCAGCTGCCGCTCGAACTCGGCGAACGCCTCGCGGTGGTCAGCCTGGGTGGCCAGCTCACCGGCGAGCACGTACGCGCCGAGCATCGCCGTGCCCGTCCCGGAGCCACCCGGGCCCGCCGACCACGCCGCGTCGCCGACGAGCGCGACCCGGCCGTGGTGCCAGCGGTCGAGGTGGATCTGGCCGACTGCCGCGAAGTACAGGTCGTTCGCGTCGTGCAAGTCTTCCAGCAGCTCGGGCGTCTTCCAGCCGACATCGACGAACCGCTCGTGCACGAGCTTCTTCTGCTGCTCGATGTCCTGCCGGTCGTAGGACAGCACGTCCGAGGTGAACGCGAAGCCGACGCCGTACGAGGTGACCATCACGCCCCGGCCCGGCTCGTTGTACCAAACCCCGGTGCGGTCGAGGCCGAGCCGGTTGGTCCCGCTGTAACCGGCCAGATAACAGCCACCGTGCGTGGCGAACTGCTCCTCCGGGCCGAAGAGCAGCGCGCGGACCCCGGAGTGCGCGCCGTCGGCGCCGATCACGAAGTCGAACGTGCGGTCCTCGCCGCGTGCGAAGGTCACGTCGACGCCGGTCGCCGTTTCGGTCATCCCGGTGATCCAGTCGCCGAAGACGTACTCGGTGTTCTCGCGGGTCGCGTCGTAGAGCACGCGGGCCAGGTCGCCGCGCATGATCTCGACCTCGCCGCTCATGAACTCGCCGGGCATCTTGAGCAGCGGCTGCCCGTCGCGGTCGACGACGGTGACCTCACCCATCCCGGTCTCGTGGGCCTTGATCTCGTCCAGCACGCCCATCTGGCGCAGGATCTCGACCTGCGCGCCGCGGAAGTCGACGGCCGAGCCGCCGGGGCGCAGTTCCGGCGCCCGCTCGACGACCGTGGTCTCGAAGCCGTAGCGGTGCAGCCAGTAGGCGACGGACGGCCCGGCGACGCTGGCCCCGGAGATCAGAACTCGCTTCTTCATGGTGTTCTCCCTGTTCCTGTGGTGGTGACAGGGAGAACTCTCGGGCGCGGACCCTACCGTCGCCCTACCGCGCGCTGACCGCCACGCTCAGACCTCGAAGGTGACGGTCAGCCGCGCGATGCGGCCGTCGGGCGCGATGTCGTAGACCGCGAGCATCGGCACCTCGAAGTTGTCGCCGGCGCGGCCCGCCGGACCCCGCGGCGACATCGGGGTGTCGGCGAGCAGGATGAACTGGACGTCGAGGTCGACGACCAGCGTGTGGCCGTCGGTGCGGAAGGTGCGCACGATCAGCGTCTCGAAGATCGACTCGTGTGCTTTTTCGAACCAGGTGAGCGAGTCGGCCGCGTTGTCGAAGCGGGCCACCGGGAAGTCGATGACCACGTCGGGGGTGTAGAACTCGGTGTGCACCCGCTTCCAGTCCTGGCTGTTGAAGGCCGCGACGTAGGTCAGGTAGCTCTCGAAGTTCACGACGGTTCTCCTCTGAGCACGCGGGCGCGGGCGCCGGGGCCGCGCTCGTCGGCGGTGACCACGAGCATGACGTCGGCCCGGCCGGTCGTCAGCAGGTTCGTCGCGTGGTCGAGTGCGATCTCTTCCGAGGCCTGCCCGGACGTCACGGCCGAAAGCGGGCCCTTCAGGCCGAGCGTCAGTGAGACGTAGCCCGCGGTCACGCTCGCGACGATGTTCGGCGCGGTCACGGGGCTGATCAGGTGCAGCTCGTCGCGGTCCTGCGCGGCGTGCAGCTCTTCGATGGTCGCGAGCGGTCCGCTCGCGGTGGCGAACACCAGCCCCGCGTGCTCGGGCTCGGGCCGGTTTTCGGCCGTGTAGCCCGCGTCCGCCCAGGCGAGATGGGCCGCGGCCAGCGCCAGCGCGCCGAGTTCGTCGACGCGCGACGCGTACGCGCGCGGGAAGTTGCCCCGCGCCGCCTCGGCGTCCGGCACCACCGCACCGCCCACAGTGGACACTTCGCGAGCCGGGAAGCCGGGGTCGGCCGCTGGCTTGGAACCCAGCACGAGCACGCAGTTCGCGCCGCCGAACGCGATCGAGTTGGTGACGGCGACGTCGACCTTCGCGGGGCGCGCGGTGCCGGGCACGACGTCCCAGCCGGGCATGCGCTCGGGATCGACGTTGATCGTCGGCGGCAGTTCCGCGTCACGGATGGCGAACGCCGTGATCGCGGCTTCGACCACGCCCGCCGCGCCGAGTGTGTGCCCCAGCTGCGGCTTCGAGCTGCTGAGCGGCGGCCCGCCGGAGCCGAAGAGCGACCGCAGCGCGGTCAGTTCCGCGCGGTCGTTGGCCGGCGTGCCGGTGCCGTGGCCGTTGACGTAGTCGACCTCGGCCGGGGTGACGCCCGCGTCGCGCAGCGCCTGGCGCATGGCGCGGAACAGGCCTTCCCCGCTGGGCGGCGGCGCGGTGATGTGGAACGCGTCGGCGGTCATCCCGTAGCCGTTGACGTAGGCGATGACCTCCTTGTCGCCGGGGTCGGCCTCCAGCAGCAGGAACGCCGCGCCTTCACCGAGGTTGACGCCGCCGCTGCGCGAATACGGCCCCGACGGCGCCGCGTCGAGCGCCTTCCAGCTGCTGAAGGTCGCCATCGTGGTGACGTTGAGCAGGTCGATCCCGCCGACCAGCATCGCGGGCACGCGGCCGGCGCGCAGCAGGTCGACGGCATGGCAGAGCGCGTTGGCGCTCGCGACGCAGCCGGTGCCGAAGACGGCGCGCGGGCCGTCGATGCCGAGCTTCGCCACGATCGGATCCAGTGCGGCGTAAGGGAAACCGGTCAGCCACGCGGTCTCCGGCGCGCCGTTGGTGCCCAGCGTGATGCCGGTGCCCGGCGGCAGGTCGTCGACGGGCAGCCGCTGCGCGAGCGCCCACAGCGTGTCCTGCTCGGTGAGCTCCGCGACGTACGCGCCGCCGAACCGGCCCGCCGCGTGCACGGCGGTCTCACCGCGCGCGACGCGGCGCCAGGTGTCCTCGGCGCTCAGGCCGAACCCGGTCGCGAGCGCTACGCCGGTGATCGCGATGCCGTGTGTCATGCGCGTAGTTTCCCTGTCTCGCTGCGGTCGATCCGCTCGACCAGCTCCACGGACTGCGGGTTCAGCCCGAGCTCCTTCGCCGCGGCGCGCACGGCCTGCGGCAGCTCCGGGGCCGTCCCGACCACCCGCACGGTGAAGCTCTCGCCGCGCAGCGTGTCCCGCACGGGGAAACACGCCAGGTCCTCGCAGGGCACGCGCTCGGCCAGCTCGCGCTGCACGGTGTCGAGGTCGACCCGCAGGCCGTTGATCTTGCACAGCCGTCCGCGCCTGCCCAGGAACCGGAACCGCCGCGCGTCGACGACCTCGACGAAGTCGTCGGTACGCCATTCGGTCAGCTCACCGGCGAGCCGGGGACCCGCCACGACCAGCGGGACCTCGCCGCTGTCGGCGCCGAGCAGCTTGACGTCGTCGAACAGCGTCCACGGCGCGTCCTCGCCGTCGCGATGGGCGATGCCGCCGGTCTCGGTCGACCCGAAGATCTCGGTGATCAGCACGTCATCGGGCGCGGGCAGGTCACGGGCCTCCGGCGGGAGCGTCGCGGTGCTGTGCAGTATCGACAGCTCGTCCACAGTGGACAAGAACTCGGGATGCCTCGCCAAGATCCGGAAGGTCCACGGGATCGCGCCGACGCCGAGGCCGCGCGGGCTGATCTCGGGCATGCCGACGTCGAAGCCCGGCTGGTACCAGACCGGCACGCCCAGCATGGCGGGCACGAGCACGGTGGTGAGCATGCCGTAGAGGTGCGCCGGTGGCGCGAACGCGAGCACCGCGTCGATCCGGCGGCCGCACCACAGCCCGGCCAGCATCCCGGCCTCGGAGACCAGCTGCTCGCGGGTACGCCGCCACGTCGTCGCCTCGCCGGTCGACCCCGAGGTCTTGATGTCGAGCGAAGGCGCGCTGTGCGCGATGAGCCGATCGCGCTCGGCCGCGGCCAGCAGGTCCCAGCGCACGCACCACGGCCGGTCGCCCGGCGCGCCGCCGGTGAGCGCGGCGCCGGGATCGAGTTCGGCGTGGCGCCTCACGTCCGGCCCGCGACCCAGCTGGTGATGCTCGCGATGGTGCCGAACTCGGTGGCCGCGTCGTCCATCGCGAGCGGGCCGGTGGCGAGCGCGCGCTCGATCAGCCCGACCGTCTCCAGCTTGGCGAGGCTGTCGAACAGCCCGTCCGGCACCTCACTGAGCGGGCGGTCGGCAGGCCAGTCGTCGACCGCGGTCCGCAGCGCCTTGCCGACCGCTTCGCGGACGACGGATTCGATCTCGTCTACCTCAGGCATCGGCTTCCTCTGGTGGGGTGAAGGCGCCGGCCGCGATCAGCTCGGCGACCTTCGCCAGGTCGCCGTCGAGCCGCCGGTCGTGGTGCAGGAACGGCACGTGCTCGCGCAGCAGCCGGTGCGCGGCGCGGGTGCCTTCGCCGAGCAGCTCGCGCCCGCGCAGGTCGGCCGCCTGGCAGGTGGCCAGCAGCACGATCGCGGAGATCTCGGTGACCAGCTCGTTCACCGTGCGCGCACCGCGGGCGGCGATGGTGCCCATGCTGACCTTGTCCTGGTTGTGCGACTCGGTCGAGCGGGAGAACGAGGTCGACGGGCCGGTCAGGCTGAGCGCTTCGGCGGCCAGCGCGGAGCAGGCCAGCTGCATGCCCTTGAAGCCGTGGTGCAGCCCCGTCTCGGCCAGCGGCGTGAGATTGGGCGGCAGGCCGGCGTTGAACTTGTCGTCGACCAGCAGCGCCAGCTGGCGGTCCAGCAGGTCGCCGACGCTCGCGACGGCCACCTTCAGCGAATCCATCGCCTGGCCGACGTGCCCGCCGTAGAAGTTGCCGCCGTTGTGCACCTCGCCGGTTCCCGCGTCGAAGAGCGGATTGTCGTTCGTGGAGTTGATCTCGACCTCGATCCACTCGCTCACCCAGCCGAGTGTGTCACGAAGCACGCCGATCACGTGCGGCGCGCAGCGCAGCGAATACCGGTCCTGGATGGAGCGGTTCAACGTCAGCATCTCGCGTTCTTCAACGGCGGCATGCGGTTCGAGTACCGGGTTGTCGTCCGTGCAGAGGTACGAACCCGCCAGCATGCCGTGAATCCGTTGCGCCGAAAGGACTTGCCCGCGATGCGGTTTCTGCCGGTGAATGGCGGGGTGGTAATGCCCCCGATTGCCGAGCAGCGCTTCCGCGGCCAGCGCGGTGCACAGTTCGGCCACGCGCGCGAGCTCGGCGGCGTCGTGCGCGGCGAGCGCGGCGAACCCCGACATGAACGAGGTGCCGTTGATCAGCGCGAGGCCCTCTTTCGCCTCGTACGTGGCGGGTTTGAGGCCGCAGGCGCGCAACGCGTCCGCCGCCTGCCACCTGGCCTGCTTGAACATCACCTCGCCCTCACCGGTCAGCATGTCGGCGAGATAGCACAGCGGCACGAGATCACCGCTCGCGCCGACCGACCCGCGTTCGGGGATCAGCGGGAGGATGTCGTGGCGCAGGCAGTCGACGAGCAGGTCGACCACCTCGCGGCGGATGCCGGAGTACCCGCGGGCCAGGCAGTTCGCCCTGATCAGCATGGTCGCGCGGACCACCTCCGGCGCGGCGTGCGCGCCGGTGCCGTTGAGGTGGTAGCGGACCAGGTTGCGCTGGAGCTCGGCGGTGCGGCGCGGGTTGAGCTGGAACCTGGCGCTGTCGCCGAACCCGGTCGTCACGCCGTAAACCGGCCGGTTCGTGGCGATCAGCTCGTCGCGAAGCGCGACGGAATCGGCCATCCGGACGGCGGCTTCGGCCGAGAGGCCGAAGCGGGATTCGTTCCGTGCCGCGAACGCAACGCCGGAGACGGTCAGCGTGTCGTCGCCCAGAGTGAGGCGCATGAGCGGATCGTAGCGCCGGTCAGTCCCGCGCGGAACATACCCAAGGGTTTTATCGATCATGTACCGGCCAGCGAATTTGTTGCTGTTCCGTGGAAAGCGCGAAGCACGGCGGGGCGGCGCGCCGCCGTTTTGGCTTGGTAACGCTGTTTCCGGATTTGTTAACCTTCCTTACTTATGCCGCACGCTAAATCGCCCCGGCGGCCACGTCAAGGGTATGTGACCCTGACGTCATCGACCGGCGATACGGAGGTAGGGAAAACGGGCCCCGTACTTGACTGGGTAATCCGGCGGTGTTTGCATTTTGTCTCCGACGTCGAGTACATGTCTCAAAAAAGTGATTCACGTGGACAATTTCGTGTACTCGGCGCATCCGGCGGGCGTGGTGCTCCGTCGGGTGTCCACAACGGACGGTGGAGTCGATCCGCTTGGCTTCACCACATTTCTGTCACACGACAGTTTAAGTGGCAGCGCACCAAGGCGGCCGACCGCGTACACCCCCGATGGCGACATCGGGCCGCACGCGGAAGGGGGAGAACGCTCAAAACAATGGGCTCGTGAGCGTTCCGGGCGGTTCTAACCGCCCGGAACGCTCACGACCCAGGTCCAGGAATTCGCGGACCGCCGCGGAGTCGTAGGCCCGCGAGACCGTGCACAGCCACTCGATCTCCGAGGCCCGGTCCGGGAGCTCTTCGCCGTCGAACAGGTCCGTCGCCGGGTCGGCGCACGGCTCGGCGCCGTCCAGCTTCGACCGGCACGCCACGGCGACACTGCACGCCGTCGCCACCGCGCTGTCGCCGCCCGCGTACGCGCGCGCCCGGTCCAGTACCGAAGCAGGCAGGTAGTCCCGCAGCGTGATCAGCCCGTCCCGGATTTCGATCACCCGCCGGTACAGCCGCAGGTTCAGCGAGCCGAAGGCGAGTTCCCGCACCCGACCGCGCGGCTTGATCAGCGCGATGTGCGGCACGGCCTCGTACACCGCGCGCCACAGCGGGTAGAGCGTCCACAGTGCACGGTAGCCGCGCGCGGTCCGCGCGTAGTCGGGGCAGGCCGAAAGGATGCTGCCCGCCACGAACGCCAGCAGGCCCGTGTACATGATCAGCCGCATCGCCGCCACGATCGGCGTCTGCGGAGAGAACAGCAGCACCGTCCGCAGCACCGCGTACCCGATGCCCGCGCCGAAACAGACGGTGATCAGCTTCAGGCTGACCCGCAGCAGCCGCGAGCCCGCGCGCAGGTTGTACCGCCAGAACACCCACATCGCGATCGTGCTGATCGCGCAGACGTACGACAGGTAGACCAGCCAGTACGAGATCAGCGGCGAGAAGCTCACCGTCTTCGGCAGGAAGTACGGGCCTGCCGAAGACGTCGCGAAGCCGAACAGGACGGTCATCGCGGCGACCGTGATGAGCGCGCTGATCAGCACCCGCCTGCGGTTGAGCCGGGAGTCCCGGCCGACCACCACGAGCATGATGTGCAGGATGGCCGCGTCGAACAACGCGGTCAGCCCGTGCTTGAGCAGGCTTTCCACGTTGGGGATGCCGGTGAAGGCGTTGACCCAGCGCCCGATCGCGGGCTGGGCGAACGTCATCGAAAGCGCTTCCAGCAGCAGCGTGACCGCCCACAGCCTGGCGCGACGCGAGCGGATCGCCGAGGGGACCCGGATCAGGCCCGCCGTCCACAGGCCGACGACCGTGGCGACCTCGAGGGTGTCGAGCAGCCCGGTGATCATGGGTCGCTCGGGCGGGTGCCGAGCACCTGCTCCAGCCTGGTCAGGTCCGGGGTGTCCGACGCCGCCGCGTCGCGGGTGGCGTGGTCGAGGATGAGGCTGGCCACCATCTCGGCCTCCTCTTCCTGGCGGTTCGTGTAGCTGGTGCGGGCGAGCAGCCGCTGGACCAGCGCCGGGTCGAGGTCGGGCAGTATCGCGCTGAACGACGACGGCTCCGTCAGCCCCGGTGATTCGTGTTCACACAGCATGTGTGCGATTTCGTGCACGATGATGTGCTCTTGGTGCAATTTGGTGGTGTTTTCTTCGTAAAATACGTAATCACTTTCCGCGGTGGCGATCCACAGCCCGCACGGGCCGCCCGCGGTCGGCAGCACCGGGAACGGCAGCAGGTACAGCGGACGGCCGCGCTGCGCGCTCAGCTTGCGGCACAGGCGCGCGACCGAGAACGGCTGGGGCAGCCCGACCCCGCGCACGATGGCCCGGCAGTGCTTCTTCAACCGCCGTGCGGTCATTCCACATCCTCGACCGGACTGAGCTGCTGGACTTTCCTGGCTTCGGTCACGATGGCCAGAATCGAGTCCAGAGTCTGGGGCGCGAGACCGTCCGCCCGCAAGGCTATGTCACGCACCTTCGCGTTGCGCAACGCCGAGGCCAGTTTGATCTGGGCGTTCACCCGGTCGGCCACCTCCTCGTTGAGGAAGTATTCGGCGGGCACGCCGAAGTAGCTCGCGAGCACGGTGACCTGGTCGACCGTCGGATTGCGCTTGCGCCCGGTGGCGAGCTCCCACAGATAGGTGCCGGACAGCCGCGCGCCGGTGGACTCCCTGATCTCCTCGGCCAGCCTCGTGTAACCGGGCCGCCTGCGGGTGTCGGGATGGAGCACGGCGATCAGATGATTGATCTTGCCGGCCAGCTGGCCCTCGTCTT encodes:
- a CDS encoding FAD-dependent monooxygenase encodes the protein MKKRVLISGASVAGPSVAYWLHRYGFETTVVERAPELRPGGSAVDFRGAQVEILRQMGVLDEIKAHETGMGEVTVVDRDGQPLLKMPGEFMSGEVEIMRGDLARVLYDATRENTEYVFGDWITGMTETATGVDVTFARGEDRTFDFVIGADGAHSGVRALLFGPEEQFATHGGCYLAGYSGTNRLGLDRTGVWYNEPGRGVMVTSYGVGFAFTSDVLSYDRQDIEQQKKLVHERFVDVGWKTPELLEDLHDANDLYFAAVGQIHLDRWHHGRVALVGDAAWSAGPGGSGTGTAMLGAYVLAGELATQADHREAFAEFERQLRPSAKIGHGQAKRAGSFLAPGSRSGIWQRNLMCKVMFAGPIGAWFNKMTMRSSDIVKLKKYA
- a CDS encoding nuclear transport factor 2 family protein → MNFESYLTYVAAFNSQDWKRVHTEFYTPDVVIDFPVARFDNAADSLTWFEKAHESIFETLIVRTFRTDGHTLVVDLDVQFILLADTPMSPRGPAGRAGDNFEVPMLAVYDIAPDGRIARLTVTFEV
- a CDS encoding beta-ketoacyl synthase N-terminal-like domain-containing protein; this encodes MTHGIAITGVALATGFGLSAEDTWRRVARGETAVHAAGRFGGAYVAELTEQDTLWALAQRLPVDDLPPGTGITLGTNGAPETAWLTGFPYAALDPIVAKLGIDGPRAVFGTGCVASANALCHAVDLLRAGRVPAMLVGGIDLLNVTTMATFSSWKALDAAPSGPYSRSGGVNLGEGAAFLLLEADPGDKEVIAYVNGYGMTADAFHITAPPPSGEGLFRAMRQALRDAGVTPAEVDYVNGHGTGTPANDRAELTALRSLFGSGGPPLSSSKPQLGHTLGAAGVVEAAITAFAIRDAELPPTINVDPERMPGWDVVPGTARPAKVDVAVTNSIAFGGANCVLVLGSKPAADPGFPAREVSTVGGAVVPDAEAARGNFPRAYASRVDELGALALAAAHLAWADAGYTAENRPEPEHAGLVFATASGPLATIEELHAAQDRDELHLISPVTAPNIVASVTAGYVSLTLGLKGPLSAVTSGQASEEIALDHATNLLTTGRADVMLVVTADERGPGARARVLRGEPS
- a CDS encoding long-chain fatty acid--CoA ligase is translated as MRRHAELDPGAALTGGAPGDRPWCVRWDLLAAAERDRLIAHSAPSLDIKTSGSTGEATTWRRTREQLVSEAGMLAGLWCGRRIDAVLAFAPPAHLYGMLTTVLVPAMLGVPVWYQPGFDVGMPEISPRGLGVGAIPWTFRILARHPEFLSTVDELSILHSTATLPPEARDLPAPDDVLITEIFGSTETGGIAHRDGEDAPWTLFDDVKLLGADSGEVPLVVAGPRLAGELTEWRTDDFVEVVDARRFRFLGRRGRLCKINGLRVDLDTVQRELAERVPCEDLACFPVRDTLRGESFTVRVVGTAPELPQAVRAAAKELGLNPQSVELVERIDRSETGKLRA
- a CDS encoding aromatic amino acid lyase → MRLTLGDDTLTVSGVAFAARNESRFGLSAEAAVRMADSVALRDELIATNRPVYGVTTGFGDSARFQLNPRRTAELQRNLVRYHLNGTGAHAAPEVVRATMLIRANCLARGYSGIRREVVDLLVDCLRHDILPLIPERGSVGASGDLVPLCYLADMLTGEGEVMFKQARWQAADALRACGLKPATYEAKEGLALINGTSFMSGFAALAAHDAAELARVAELCTALAAEALLGNRGHYHPAIHRQKPHRGQVLSAQRIHGMLAGSYLCTDDNPVLEPHAAVEEREMLTLNRSIQDRYSLRCAPHVIGVLRDTLGWVSEWIEVEINSTNDNPLFDAGTGEVHNGGNFYGGHVGQAMDSLKVAVASVGDLLDRQLALLVDDKFNAGLPPNLTPLAETGLHHGFKGMQLACSALAAEALSLTGPSTSFSRSTESHNQDKVSMGTIAARGARTVNELVTEISAIVLLATCQAADLRGRELLGEGTRAAHRLLREHVPFLHHDRRLDGDLAKVAELIAAGAFTPPEEADA
- a CDS encoding MAB_1171c family putative transporter, with product MITGLLDTLEVATVVGLWTAGLIRVPSAIRSRRARLWAVTLLLEALSMTFAQPAIGRWVNAFTGIPNVESLLKHGLTALFDAAILHIMLVVVGRDSRLNRRRVLISALITVAAMTVLFGFATSSAGPYFLPKTVSFSPLISYWLVYLSYVCAISTIAMWVFWRYNLRAGSRLLRVSLKLITVCFGAGIGYAVLRTVLLFSPQTPIVAAMRLIMYTGLLAFVAGSILSACPDYARTARGYRALWTLYPLWRAVYEAVPHIALIKPRGRVRELAFGSLNLRLYRRVIEIRDGLITLRDYLPASVLDRARAYAGGDSAVATACSVAVACRSKLDGAEPCADPATDLFDGEELPDRASEIEWLCTVSRAYDSAAVREFLDLGRERSGRLEPPGTLTSPLF